The candidate division WOR-3 bacterium nucleotide sequence ATTGTTGCAATTGAACCACGGGTCAATCCAGAAACGAGAAGGGCAAAGGCAAGGATACTCTTGAACCATCCAATGGTTAACCTGTATACTGATATGTATGGAAATGTTATTATTGAGTCATCTTCAGGCAAATCCCTTGCCATTCCATATTCATCAATCATTGATACTGGTCGGCGAAAGATGGTCTATGTGGAGGTCAAGCCTGGTATCTATGAACTGAGAAGCATCAAAACCGGGATTGAGACTGATGAATATGTTCAAGTCGTTGATGGATTGTCAGAGAATGAAAAGGTTGTAGTTGATGGTAATTTTTTACTTGACTCCCAGACAACCCTTGCCGGTGGACAGTCATTGTTATATGGGTCAGCAGAAGAAGTGAAGGAGATGCCCAGTGAACAGCCACAGCACCGCCATTAATCTTCAAAATGTATCATCAAGATTCATCCAGATTTTCAGGTACTTTCGTCCATCTAAAGATGGACGCTATAAATAAGATAGTGTATGATAAACCGATTTATCAACTGGTGTCTGTATAACCGCTTTCTGGTTTTACTGGCAACATTTATTATTGTCATCTTTGGAATTCAGGCAATTAGAAATATACCCGTAGATGCAATTCCTGATATTGGTGAGAATCAGCAGATTGTATTCGTTGACTGGCCGGGTAGGGATGCCTTAACAATTGAGAATCAGATCACCTATCCATTATCAACGAGACTTCAGGGAATCCCTGGTGTGAAAACGATCCGTGCCTCAAGCGAATTTGGTTTTTCAATGGTCTATGTGGTATTTAAAGACAATATAGATTTTTACTGGGCAAGGACCAGGCTTATTGAGAAACTTCAAGAGGCATCAAAGATACTACCCGAAGGGGTTGTGCCGACACTCGGACCTGATGCAACCGGACTCGGTCAGGTCTACTGGTATACGGTTGAAGGTGATAATTATACACTTGCCCAACTCCGTTCAATCCAGGATTTTTATATTAAGTATCAATTACAATCTGTAGAGGGTGTCGCTGAAGTTGCCTCGGTCGGTGGATTTGTAAAACAATACCAGATTGATGTTGACCCGAATAAACTCGCCACCTATGGAATAAAATTTTCTGATGTTTTCAATGCGGTGCGCAATTCAAATATTGATGTTGGTGCAAAGGTGATTGAACGGGGTGGGATGGAATATATAATTCGGGGTGTCGGTTTTATCCATTCAATTGAAGATTTAAAGAATATCGGGATAAAATCAGAGAATGGAACGCCAATTCTTTTAAAGGACATAGCCCGTATCCAGATTGGTCCTGAATTTCGCCGGGGTGCACTTGATAAAGGTGGTAAGGAGGTTGTCGGCGGGGTTGTAAACGTCAGATTCAAGGAGAATCCATTAAAAGTAATCACCAGGGTTAAAGAGAAGATAAAAGAGATCGCTCCTGGCTTACCACCGGGTGTGAAGATTATTCCTTTTTATGACCGCACCGAACTCGTCCATCGGGTTATCAATACTTTAAGCGACACGCTTATTCAGGAAATAATCTTTTGCATTGTTGTTGTATTACTCCTGCTTGGACATCTCCGCTCCGCAGTTGTAGTATCACTTGGTTTGCCAGTGGCGGTAATCATTTCTTTTATCATTATGTATTTTTTGAAGGTTGATTCCAATATTATGTCATTGGGCGGAATTGCTATAGCGATTGGCACACTCGTTGACTCCGGTATTGTGATGACCGAAAATATCCACCGTCATGCGGTGTTGTATAAAGAAAAAAGTAGGATTGACCTGATACTTGATTCAGCAAAAGAGGTTGCACCGGCAATTGTAACCGGAATCCTAAGTACAATCATCTCTTTTATTCCGGTCTTTGCCCTGGAAGGGCAGGAAGGGAAGTTATTTAAGCCACTGGCATTTACAAAAACTTTTGCCCTTGGTGCCTCAATCATCGTCGCATTAAGTTTGACTGTTGTCTTAAGTTTCTATCTTTTGCGGGGCAGAATGCGACCAATAGAGGAAAATCCAATCACGGGATTTCTGTTAAAGATATATGAAAAAATTCTGCGTTGGGTCTTAAAAAACAGAGTAAAGTTCTTATTGCTCCCGGTCGGAATAATCGGACTTGCATTATTTTTAAGCACAAAGATTGGCAGTGAGTTTATGCCTCCATTTGATGAAGGGACAATATTATTTATGCCCGTTGTTGCACCTTCGATATCACTCACCGAGGCAATGAAGATTATGCAGATTCAGGATAGTATCATCAAGGCATTTCCTGAGGTAGCAGATGTGGTAGGCAAACTCGGTCGGGCAGAGACCGCAACTGACCCGGCACCAATTGAGATGTTTGAGACAGTAATCACATTAAAAGAAAAGAAATTCTGGCGTAAAGGAATGACAAAGCAGAGGATAATTCACTCCCTTGATTCACTCTTAAAATTTCCTGGTGTAAGCAATATCTGGACACAGCCGATTGTGAATAGAATTGATATGCTTTCAACCGGGATACGGACACCGGTGGGCGTAAAGATATTTGGAAGTAACATAGATACCCTCCAGATGCTTGCTGAAGAGATAAAAAATATTATTCAGAATGTGAAGGGTGCGGAAGATTTATATGCCGAAAGGATAACCGGTAAACCATATATTGAAGTCATTCCTGACCGGATTCAGATTGCTCGTTATGGATTGAATATCCAGGATGTTATGGAGGTCGTAGAGATGGCGATTGGTGGTGAGAACCTTACTACTATCTATGAAGGACGCGAGCGTTATCCAGTAAGGGTGAGGATCGCCCGTGAATTGCGTGATACACCCGAGAAAATTCAGCGCATACTTATTCCAACGATGGATAGTGGTTATGTGCCACTCGGACAGATTGCAAAGATTCGTATCACTGAAGGTCCCGCAATGATAAACTCTGAGAATGGTATGCTCCGTGCCTATGTTCTGGCCAATGTCAGAAATCGTGACCTGGTCGGATTTGTGAAGGAGGCGGGTAAGTTAGTTGCCCAAAAAATGGCAGACAAGATTCCTCCTGGTTATTCAATTCAGTGGTCGGGTCAGTTTGAGAATCTGGTTCGGGCACAGAGAAAATTATTTGTTTTAATCCCTTTAAGTCTTTTGATTATCTATATAATAAACTTTATGAACTTTAAATCACATCGGCGTTCGCTCACGATTTTTTCTACAGTTCCGATCACCTTTGCAGGTGGA carries:
- a CDS encoding CusA/CzcA family heavy metal efflux RND transporter; amino-acid sequence: MINRFINWCLYNRFLVLLATFIIVIFGIQAIRNIPVDAIPDIGENQQIVFVDWPGRDALTIENQITYPLSTRLQGIPGVKTIRASSEFGFSMVYVVFKDNIDFYWARTRLIEKLQEASKILPEGVVPTLGPDATGLGQVYWYTVEGDNYTLAQLRSIQDFYIKYQLQSVEGVAEVASVGGFVKQYQIDVDPNKLATYGIKFSDVFNAVRNSNIDVGAKVIERGGMEYIIRGVGFIHSIEDLKNIGIKSENGTPILLKDIARIQIGPEFRRGALDKGGKEVVGGVVNVRFKENPLKVITRVKEKIKEIAPGLPPGVKIIPFYDRTELVHRVINTLSDTLIQEIIFCIVVVLLLLGHLRSAVVVSLGLPVAVIISFIIMYFLKVDSNIMSLGGIAIAIGTLVDSGIVMTENIHRHAVLYKEKSRIDLILDSAKEVAPAIVTGILSTIISFIPVFALEGQEGKLFKPLAFTKTFALGASIIVALSLTVVLSFYLLRGRMRPIEENPITGFLLKIYEKILRWVLKNRVKFLLLPVGIIGLALFLSTKIGSEFMPPFDEGTILFMPVVAPSISLTEAMKIMQIQDSIIKAFPEVADVVGKLGRAETATDPAPIEMFETVITLKEKKFWRKGMTKQRIIHSLDSLLKFPGVSNIWTQPIVNRIDMLSTGIRTPVGVKIFGSNIDTLQMLAEEIKNIIQNVKGAEDLYAERITGKPYIEVIPDRIQIARYGLNIQDVMEVVEMAIGGENLTTIYEGRERYPVRVRIARELRDTPEKIQRILIPTMDSGYVPLGQIAKIRITEGPAMINSENGMLRAYVLANVRNRDLVGFVKEAGKLVAQKMADKIPPGYSIQWSGQFENLVRAQRKLFVLIPLSLLIIYIINFMNFKSHRRSLTIFSTVPITFAGGIILLAVYGFNFSTAVWVGFIAVFGIADDDAILITTYLDQVFARRRPKTKSEVIEATVEAGKARFRPAFMTVTTTFLALLPIFIFGGTGKEIMLPMAIPSFGGMVVHMITWFIVPVVYSWFEERKIKP